The following coding sequences lie in one Leptospira inadai serovar Lyme str. 10 genomic window:
- a CDS encoding aspartate kinase, giving the protein MATIIVQKYGGTSVGTPERILNVAKRIKRYHDRGDHVVVVVSAMGHTTDELVDLAEQISKTPPRREMDMLLSTGEQISISLLAIALWEIGVPAKSFTGSQVKMVTDGNFSNAKIETIDRTRIDSALTEGKVVIVAGFQGIDKNENITTLGRGGSDTSAVALAAVLGAKECEIYTDVDGVYTADPRVVKQATKHAQITYEEMLELASLGAGVLHSRSVELGMNYDVVIHVRSSFNDNPGTLVVSEDKIMEKLKVSGVTAKNDQARITIANVPDKPGLAADLFGKLSGRDILVDVIVQSSPYNGRNTISFTVPKKDLQEALPILESFANSHGAQKAEINENISIVSAVGIGMKSHVGVAAQMFQALADAGVNIEMISTSEIKISCVIPKDRAEIAVNKIHSTFGLSKNG; this is encoded by the coding sequence ATGGCAACTATCATCGTCCAAAAATACGGAGGCACATCCGTAGGAACTCCGGAAAGAATTCTAAACGTTGCAAAACGAATCAAACGTTATCATGATCGAGGCGATCACGTAGTCGTAGTCGTTTCCGCGATGGGACATACGACGGACGAGCTCGTAGACTTAGCGGAACAAATTAGTAAAACTCCTCCTCGACGAGAAATGGATATGTTGCTCTCCACCGGAGAACAGATCTCGATTTCCCTCTTGGCAATCGCTCTCTGGGAAATCGGAGTCCCGGCAAAATCGTTTACCGGATCGCAGGTAAAGATGGTCACGGACGGGAATTTCTCGAATGCCAAAATTGAAACGATAGATAGAACCAGAATCGATTCGGCCCTGACGGAAGGCAAAGTGGTCATCGTCGCGGGATTCCAAGGAATCGATAAGAACGAGAATATCACGACTTTGGGAAGAGGCGGTTCGGATACTTCTGCAGTCGCACTAGCCGCCGTGTTAGGCGCAAAAGAATGCGAGATTTATACCGATGTAGACGGGGTTTATACCGCCGATCCGCGAGTGGTCAAGCAGGCAACGAAGCACGCTCAAATCACGTACGAAGAAATGCTCGAACTTGCAAGTCTCGGAGCGGGAGTTCTGCATTCCCGCAGCGTGGAGCTTGGAATGAATTACGATGTAGTCATTCATGTTCGTTCCAGTTTTAATGATAATCCGGGCACTTTGGTGGTGAGCGAGGATAAGATTATGGAAAAATTAAAAGTCAGCGGAGTGACCGCAAAAAACGATCAGGCCCGAATCACGATCGCAAACGTTCCCGATAAACCCGGTCTTGCGGCCGACCTATTCGGTAAATTGAGTGGCCGGGACATCCTCGTGGACGTAATCGTACAATCTTCCCCGTATAACGGCAGAAATACCATTTCCTTTACCGTTCCTAAAAAGGATCTGCAGGAAGCCCTCCCGATTTTGGAATCCTTTGCAAATTCCCATGGCGCCCAAAAGGCCGAAATTAACGAAAATATCTCCATAGTTTCCGCGGTCGGAATCGGAATGAAATCCCATGTCGGCGTCGCAGCACAGATGTTTCAGGCACTGGCCGATGCAGGCGTAAATATCGAAATGATCTCCACATCCGAGATTAAGATATCCTGTGTGATTCCCAAAGACCGGGCAGAAATCGCGGTAAACAAGATCCATAGCACCTTCGGACTTTCGAAAAACGGTTGA
- a CDS encoding LIC10604 family protein has translation MFWLAISTAIFLTIVILIVAIGLALPQEHEAEGEREIAAPIEEVFAVIRNPEEYPRWRSGVRSVLKESDTVWLEKDSHGHHIRYSFESENRPSSLLVRILSEGLPYQGTWEYHFLKLGPYLTRVRIREQGKIYNPIFRFLSRFFFGHTATIHQILRELSLSLENK, from the coding sequence ATGTTTTGGTTAGCGATTTCAACGGCTATTTTTTTGACGATCGTTATCCTAATCGTTGCGATCGGACTAGCGCTGCCCCAGGAGCACGAAGCGGAAGGAGAACGGGAAATCGCGGCTCCGATCGAAGAAGTGTTTGCCGTAATCAGAAATCCGGAAGAATACCCTCGGTGGAGATCCGGTGTTCGTTCCGTTCTAAAGGAAAGCGATACCGTTTGGTTGGAAAAAGATTCCCACGGACATCATATTCGTTATAGTTTCGAATCGGAAAATCGTCCCTCCTCCTTGCTTGTGAGAATTTTGAGCGAAGGATTACCATACCAAGGAACCTGGGAGTATCATTTTTTAAAGTTAGGTCCTTATTTAACCCGAGTTCGCATTCGGGAGCAGGGAAAAATTTATAATCCGATTTTTCGATTTCTTTCGCGCTTCTTTTTCGGCCACACAGCCACAATTCATCAGATACTCAGAGAACTATCCCTATCGCTAGAGAACAAATGA
- a CDS encoding SpoIIE family protein phosphatase, protein MKSLIRFACVCLCIPIFSLLAGEISVAEISDLSKVPSLDGQGWKSIHRQIDPKVVYESFLDGTETFSEWEDYGVPGNYFIKKIESNSSVKTIWIARVIRVNDRNFREQASIRLGVISDRDEVYWNGSLIGKTGIFGAEKPQAYDKVRIYKIPDDLLNKGNSNLLLIRVEKYFPNDIGITNDRTEIGSSQEVISRFYREEYLKLLFLTVYLTVGIYFAFLFIRRRKESENLYFSAFTLLLVAYQFFRNQIKYDLGISFFTMKKMEYLVLIFTVPFFSHFLRAYFRIPRSRFFLALDVLCLGVAFYILATGEVLNYMFVNQNIVQPIWLGYVAVAFYWLIREIRKKSRDALLIAAGMGLVLVATVVDILTDRGVFIFPRLVGYSFVFFILSLAIILANKFVRLNEEVEELNGSLEKKIEERTLELNNTLEQVQRLKVQQDGDYFLTTLLINPLTVNENKSPNVSVDFYIKQKKNFEFKTRSYEIGGDICVAGNLELKGRNYTVFLNGDAMGKSIQGAGGALVLGVVFRAILTRSKMTKEREISPEQWLKQVFMELQQVYESFNGSMYISAVIGILDEKSGFLYYINAEHPWTILYRDGKASFIEEALTCRKFGIPDNEQNLIVQTFQLAPEDVLFIGSDGKDDLKMVNASGESVINEDTEQILGVVEEGQGDPTRIFEILQTKGELYDDFTLLRAEYLGESEEDRSESGREYFEFYDKGKSLLKTGEKRDGLYFLEKAQEANPRDKNLLRLLGEQHFKEKNFPRAARYLENFIAESPASLDHFFYAAHAHKMAGETGKAIDVAERLLLRKPNHIKALIILADIYLSIGVSTRGRELLEKALRLDPENKKVIGLLNLSVDGREAVSFKS, encoded by the coding sequence ATGAAATCCCTTATCAGGTTCGCTTGCGTTTGCCTCTGCATTCCTATCTTTTCGTTACTCGCCGGCGAGATCAGCGTTGCTGAAATTTCCGACTTGTCCAAGGTTCCTTCCTTGGACGGACAAGGTTGGAAGTCGATTCACCGTCAGATCGATCCGAAAGTCGTTTACGAATCTTTTTTGGATGGGACCGAAACCTTTTCCGAATGGGAAGACTATGGAGTTCCTGGCAATTATTTTATCAAAAAAATCGAATCGAATTCCTCGGTTAAGACGATCTGGATCGCAAGAGTCATCCGCGTTAACGATCGTAATTTTCGCGAACAAGCCTCGATTAGACTCGGCGTTATTTCCGATAGGGACGAAGTCTATTGGAACGGTTCGTTGATCGGAAAGACCGGAATATTCGGAGCGGAAAAGCCGCAAGCGTATGACAAGGTCCGAATTTATAAGATTCCGGACGATTTATTGAATAAAGGGAATTCGAATCTTCTTCTTATAAGAGTGGAGAAATACTTTCCTAACGATATCGGAATCACGAACGATAGGACGGAAATCGGATCGAGCCAGGAAGTAATTTCGAGATTTTATCGGGAAGAATATTTGAAACTTCTATTCTTGACGGTTTATTTGACGGTCGGAATTTATTTTGCGTTCCTATTCATTCGTCGGCGAAAAGAGTCCGAGAATTTATACTTTTCCGCGTTTACTCTTCTCCTAGTCGCTTATCAATTCTTTAGAAATCAAATTAAATACGATCTCGGCATTTCCTTCTTTACGATGAAAAAGATGGAATACTTAGTCCTGATTTTTACCGTTCCGTTTTTTAGCCATTTTCTTCGGGCGTATTTTAGAATTCCGCGATCTCGTTTTTTTCTGGCCTTGGACGTTCTTTGTTTAGGTGTCGCGTTCTATATCTTGGCGACGGGCGAGGTTCTGAATTATATGTTCGTGAATCAGAATATAGTCCAGCCGATTTGGTTAGGGTACGTAGCGGTCGCATTCTACTGGTTGATAAGAGAAATCAGAAAGAAAAGCAGGGATGCGTTATTGATCGCTGCGGGAATGGGATTGGTGTTAGTCGCTACGGTAGTGGACATTTTGACCGATCGGGGGGTTTTTATTTTTCCGAGATTAGTAGGCTACTCGTTCGTGTTCTTTATTTTGAGCCTGGCAATCATACTCGCGAATAAATTCGTACGGCTAAACGAGGAAGTCGAGGAATTGAACGGTTCTCTGGAAAAAAAGATCGAGGAAAGAACATTAGAATTAAATAATACTCTAGAGCAGGTGCAGCGCTTAAAAGTCCAACAAGACGGGGACTATTTCCTTACGACATTGCTCATCAACCCGCTTACCGTAAATGAAAATAAAAGTCCCAACGTGTCGGTCGATTTTTACATCAAACAGAAAAAGAATTTCGAATTCAAGACTAGGAGTTACGAAATCGGCGGGGATATTTGCGTTGCCGGGAATCTGGAGCTAAAAGGACGGAATTATACAGTATTTTTAAACGGTGACGCGATGGGAAAATCGATACAAGGGGCCGGGGGTGCCTTGGTATTGGGTGTGGTGTTCCGCGCGATTCTCACTCGATCCAAAATGACCAAGGAAAGAGAAATTTCTCCGGAACAATGGTTGAAGCAAGTCTTTATGGAGTTGCAACAAGTTTATGAATCCTTTAACGGGTCCATGTACATATCGGCGGTAATCGGAATTTTGGACGAAAAGTCGGGATTTCTTTATTACATAAATGCGGAGCATCCTTGGACGATTTTATATCGGGATGGCAAAGCGTCTTTTATAGAAGAGGCTTTAACTTGTCGCAAATTCGGGATTCCCGATAACGAACAAAATTTAATCGTTCAGACGTTTCAGCTCGCGCCGGAAGACGTACTATTTATCGGATCGGACGGGAAGGATGATTTGAAGATGGTCAACGCGTCCGGCGAATCCGTCATCAACGAGGATACGGAACAAATTTTAGGCGTCGTCGAAGAAGGGCAGGGAGATCCGACTCGTATCTTTGAAATTCTTCAAACGAAGGGCGAATTGTACGACGACTTTACCTTATTGCGCGCCGAGTATTTAGGGGAATCCGAAGAGGATCGATCCGAGTCCGGCCGAGAATATTTCGAGTTTTACGATAAGGGCAAAAGCCTTCTTAAGACGGGAGAAAAGCGGGACGGTCTTTATTTTTTGGAGAAAGCCCAGGAAGCCAATCCTCGTGATAAAAATTTACTGCGTCTTTTGGGAGAGCAACATTTTAAAGAGAAAAATTTTCCCAGGGCGGCCCGGTATTTGGAGAATTTTATCGCGGAATCGCCGGCTTCCTTGGATCATTTCTTCTACGCGGCTCACGCACATAAGATGGCCGGCGAAACGGGTAAGGCAATCGATGTCGCTGAACGTTTGCTGTTAAGGAAACCGAATCATATCAAGGCGCTTATTATTTTGGCGGACATATACTTATCCATAGGCGTAAGCACTAGAGGGCGCGAACTTCTTGAAAAGGCTTTACGACTCGATCCCGAAAATAAAAAAGTGATCGGACTCTTAAACCTTTCGGTCGATGGTAGGGAAGCGGTTTCTTTCAAGAGCTGA
- a CDS encoding sodium:solute symporter family protein, giving the protein MFSTIDWILIGVYIAFAFGAGILLSSKAGESLSSYFVADRKLPWWWLGTSMVATTFAADTPLVITGVVAKNGVSGNWLWWSWALGYMAMTVFFASLWRRVEVLTDIEIVEIRYSGIGAAILRASKAFFLSILINSIILGWVFKAMSKITRPFLDWKVLLGENAYGIVSSIWPGFLVFDDLNNTLTVLLLFSVVVFYSSMGGIQGVILTDLFQFALGICGAVVFAFYAVNYVGGLDGLYSKLELTYPGKSEGILSFWPSFGEGENHLPLTIFLIFIGVQWWIQYYSDGSGYLAQRLHTAKTPRDAELGSLWFNIANFILRTWPWVLTGLVCLVVFPLAKADLFFPEGSMVQHDREMGYPALMKMILPSGILGLVFVSLMAAFMSTADTHINWGASYLVNDLYLRFLKPSANNKQTVRASRIAVVLMAGISILVATQMGSIESAWKFFLAMASGLGLPQILRWIWWRANAWTELSGMLTALALSLLLYPVFPEVRSEYLLFWTAIGSVAVSITVTFLTAPIGEDTLNAFVTRTQPFGFWGKWGGREVRKEFYSRCWIWILASVSLYASLFGTGTLLKKELVQAAIYLGLSFVSGIGAYRLWAHKAKLQTIRVQDTETAQNKLTG; this is encoded by the coding sequence ATTTTTTCGACTATCGACTGGATCTTAATCGGTGTATACATCGCCTTCGCTTTCGGAGCCGGAATTTTGCTCTCTTCCAAAGCCGGAGAAAGTCTGAGCTCCTATTTCGTCGCGGATCGAAAGCTTCCTTGGTGGTGGCTGGGAACTTCGATGGTAGCGACAACGTTTGCTGCGGACACTCCGTTAGTGATCACGGGCGTCGTCGCCAAAAACGGTGTGAGCGGAAACTGGCTCTGGTGGAGCTGGGCCCTGGGTTATATGGCCATGACCGTCTTCTTCGCTTCATTATGGAGAAGAGTGGAGGTTCTTACGGATATCGAAATCGTGGAGATCCGATATTCGGGAATCGGCGCGGCGATTTTACGCGCTAGCAAGGCTTTCTTTTTAAGCATCTTAATTAATTCGATTATTTTGGGTTGGGTGTTTAAAGCGATGTCCAAAATCACTCGACCCTTTTTGGATTGGAAAGTTTTGTTGGGAGAGAATGCATACGGGATCGTATCTTCTATTTGGCCTGGCTTTCTAGTTTTCGACGATTTGAATAATACACTAACCGTTCTACTTCTCTTCTCCGTAGTGGTCTTTTACAGTAGCATGGGCGGAATTCAAGGTGTTATTCTCACCGATCTATTTCAATTCGCATTAGGGATTTGTGGTGCGGTCGTATTCGCCTTTTATGCGGTGAATTACGTCGGCGGGTTGGACGGCCTTTATTCCAAGCTCGAGCTAACCTATCCCGGAAAATCCGAAGGGATACTTTCTTTCTGGCCATCCTTCGGAGAAGGCGAAAATCATTTACCACTTACAATATTTCTAATATTCATCGGGGTACAATGGTGGATCCAATATTATTCCGACGGATCCGGATACCTGGCTCAACGTTTACATACCGCAAAAACGCCTAGAGACGCCGAACTGGGATCTCTTTGGTTTAATATCGCGAATTTCATCCTGAGAACTTGGCCGTGGGTCTTAACCGGATTGGTTTGCCTTGTAGTCTTCCCGTTGGCTAAGGCGGATCTTTTTTTTCCGGAAGGAAGTATGGTTCAGCACGATCGCGAGATGGGTTATCCGGCCTTGATGAAGATGATTCTTCCTTCGGGAATTTTAGGCTTGGTTTTCGTGAGTTTAATGGCCGCGTTTATGTCGACTGCCGACACTCATATCAATTGGGGGGCCAGCTATCTAGTGAACGATTTGTATCTTCGATTCCTAAAACCGTCCGCGAATAATAAGCAAACCGTGAGAGCGAGTAGAATTGCGGTGGTGCTGATGGCAGGCATTTCCATTTTGGTGGCGACTCAGATGGGATCCATCGAATCCGCTTGGAAATTTTTTCTAGCGATGGCTTCCGGACTCGGGCTTCCGCAGATTTTAAGATGGATTTGGTGGAGAGCGAACGCTTGGACCGAATTATCGGGCATGCTGACGGCTCTCGCCCTTTCCTTACTCCTATATCCCGTTTTTCCCGAAGTACGATCCGAATACTTATTGTTCTGGACCGCGATCGGAAGTGTGGCCGTTTCTATCACAGTCACATTTCTAACGGCTCCGATCGGAGAAGATACCTTAAACGCATTCGTAACCAGAACGCAACCCTTCGGTTTTTGGGGAAAATGGGGCGGTCGCGAAGTTCGGAAAGAATTTTATTCCCGTTGTTGGATCTGGATATTGGCCAGTGTTTCTCTGTACGCATCCTTATTCGGTACAGGGACTCTTCTCAAAAAAGAACTTGTTCAGGCCGCAATCTATCTAGGTCTATCATTCGTTTCCGGAATCGGTGCCTACAGGCTTTGGGCGCACAAAGCGAAACTTCAAACGATTCGAGTCCAAGATACCGAAACAGCGCAAAATAAATTAACCGGTTGA